Proteins from one Ricinus communis isolate WT05 ecotype wild-type chromosome 9, ASM1957865v1, whole genome shotgun sequence genomic window:
- the LOC8282895 gene encoding 1-acyl-sn-glycerol-3-phosphate acyltransferase isoform X2, translated as MESTGGGSFMRNRRLESFLNTDSSTNVNETSRKLVRKEVEQRPNNDVYVDDDGWISGLISWVRIVVCFVSMMITTFIWASLMLLLLPWPYERIRQGNIYGHVTGRILMWILGNPLKIEGVEFSNEKAIYISNHSSPIDIFLIMWLTPTGTVGVAKKEIIWYPLFGQLYVLANHLRIDRSNPAAAIQSMKEVACAVIKNNLSLIIFPEGTRSKSGRLLPFKKGFVHLALQTRLPIVPIVLTGTHRAWRKDSLHVRPAPINVKYLRPIKTDNWTDDKIDDYVKLLHDTYVENLPESQRPLS; from the exons ATGGAAAGCACTGGAGGTGGTTCTTTTATGAGGAATAGGAGACTGGAGAGTTTTCTTAACACAGACTCCAGCACAAATGTGAATGAAACCTCAAGAAAATTGGTGAGGAAAGAAGTGGAACAAAGGCCTAACAATGAtgtttatgttgatgatgatggttGGATTTCTGGATTGATATCTTGGGTGAGGATTGTTGTGTGTTTTGTGTCAATGATGATTACTACATTTATCTGGGCTTCACTCATGCTCTTGCTCTTGCCATGGCCTTATGAGAGGATTAGGCAAGGAAATATTTATGGACATGTCACTGGTAGAATTTTG ATGTGGATCTTAGGGAATCCTCTAAAGATCGAAGGCGTTGAATTCTCAAATGAGAAGGCCATTTATATCAGTAATCATTCATCTCCTATAGACATTTTCCTTATAATGTGGTTGACGCCCACTGGCACAGTTGGGGTTGCAAAGAAGGAG ATTATATGGTACCCACTATTTGGACAGCTTTATGTACTGGCCAACCATCTTCGAATTGATCGCTCCAATCCAGCTGCTGCAATTCAATCCATGAAAGAG GTAGCGTGTGCTGTTATCAAGAACAACCTATCGTTAATCATTTTTCCAGAGGGCACCAGGTCGAAAAGTGGAAGATTACTCCCCTTTAAAAAG GGTTTTGTTCATTTAGCATTGCAAACACGTCTTCCAATAGTTCCAATCGTCCTGACGGGTACCCATCGAGCATGGAGGAAGGACAGTTTGCATGTTCGGCCTGCACCCATAAATGTCAAGTATCTCCGTCCAATAAAAACTGATAATTGGACAGATGACAAAATTGATGACTACGTAAAATTGCTACATGACACGTATGTTGAAAACCTTCCAGAGTCTCAAAGGCCTCTAAGTTAG
- the LOC8282895 gene encoding 1-acyl-sn-glycerol-3-phosphate acyltransferase (The RefSeq protein has 2 substitutions compared to this genomic sequence) codes for MESTGGGSFMRNRRLESFLNTDSSTNVNETSRKLVRKEVEQRPNNDVYVDDDGWISGLISWVRIVVCFVSMMITTFIWASLMLLLLPWPYERIRQGNIYGHVTGRILMWILGNPLKIEGVEFSNEKAIYISNHSSPIDIFLIMWLTPTGTVGVAKKEIIWYPLFGQLYVLANHLRIDRSNPAAAIQSMKEVACAVIKNNLSLIIFPEGTRSKSGRLLPFKKGFVHLALQTRLPIVPIVLTGTHRAWRKDSLHVRPAPINVKYLRPIKTDNWTDDKVDDYVKLLHDMYVENLPESQRPLS; via the exons ATGGAAAGCACTGGAGGTGGTTCTTTTATGAGGAATAGGAGACTGGAGAGTTTTCTTAACACAGACTCCAGCACAAATGTGAATGAAACCTCAAGAAAATTGGTGAGGAAAGAAGTGGAACAAAGGCCTAACAATGAtgtttatgttgatgatgatggttGGATTTCTGGATTGATATCTTGGGTGAGGATTGTTGTGTGTTTTGTGTCAATGATGATTACTACATTTATCTGGGCTTCACTCATGCTCTTGCTCTTGCCATGGCCTTATGAGAGGATTAGGCAAGGAAATATTTATGGACATGTCACTGGTAGAATTTTG ATGTGGATCTTAGGGAATCCTCTAAAGATCGAAGGCGTTGAATTCTCAAATGAGAAGGCCATTTATATCAGTAATCATTCATCTCCTATAGACATTTTCCTTATAATGTGGTTGACGCCCACTGGCACAGTTGGGGTTGCAAAGAAGGAG ATTATATGGTACCCACTATTTGGACAGCTTTATGTACTGGCCAACCATCTTCGAATTGATCGCTCCAATCCAGCTGCTGCAATTCAATCCATGAAAGAG GTAGCGTGTGCTGTTATCAAGAACAACCTATCGTTAATCATTTTTCCAGAGGGCACCAGGTCGAAAAGTGGAAGATTACTCCCCTTTAAAAAG GGTTTTGTTCATTTAGCATTGCAAACACGTCTTCCAATAGTTCCAATCGTCCTGACGGGTACCCATCGAGCATGGAGGAAGGACAGTTTGCATGTTCGGCCTGCACCCATAAATGTCAAGTATCTCCGTCCAATAAAAACTGATAATTGGACAGATGACAAAATTGATGACTACGTAAAATTGCTACATGACACGTATGTTGAAAACCTTCCAGAGTCTCAAAGGCCTCTAAGTTAG
- the LOC8282895 gene encoding 1-acyl-sn-glycerol-3-phosphate acyltransferase isoform X1, translating into MESTGGGSFMRNRRLESFLNTDSSTNVNETSRKLVRKEVEQRPNNDVYVDDDGWISGLISWVRIVVCFVSMMITTFIWASLMLLLLPWPYERIRQGNIYGHVTGRILMWILGNPLKIEGVEFSNEKAIYISNHSSPIDIFLIMWLTPTGTVGVAKKEIIWYPLFGQLYVLANHLRIDRSNPAAAIQSMKEAQTFFSQVACAVIKNNLSLIIFPEGTRSKSGRLLPFKKGFVHLALQTRLPIVPIVLTGTHRAWRKDSLHVRPAPINVKYLRPIKTDNWTDDKIDDYVKLLHDTYVENLPESQRPLS; encoded by the exons ATGGAAAGCACTGGAGGTGGTTCTTTTATGAGGAATAGGAGACTGGAGAGTTTTCTTAACACAGACTCCAGCACAAATGTGAATGAAACCTCAAGAAAATTGGTGAGGAAAGAAGTGGAACAAAGGCCTAACAATGAtgtttatgttgatgatgatggttGGATTTCTGGATTGATATCTTGGGTGAGGATTGTTGTGTGTTTTGTGTCAATGATGATTACTACATTTATCTGGGCTTCACTCATGCTCTTGCTCTTGCCATGGCCTTATGAGAGGATTAGGCAAGGAAATATTTATGGACATGTCACTGGTAGAATTTTG ATGTGGATCTTAGGGAATCCTCTAAAGATCGAAGGCGTTGAATTCTCAAATGAGAAGGCCATTTATATCAGTAATCATTCATCTCCTATAGACATTTTCCTTATAATGTGGTTGACGCCCACTGGCACAGTTGGGGTTGCAAAGAAGGAG ATTATATGGTACCCACTATTTGGACAGCTTTATGTACTGGCCAACCATCTTCGAATTGATCGCTCCAATCCAGCTGCTGCAATTCAATCCATGAAAGAG GCACAAACTTTCTTCTCTCAGGTAGCGTGTGCTGTTATCAAGAACAACCTATCGTTAATCATTTTTCCAGAGGGCACCAGGTCGAAAAGTGGAAGATTACTCCCCTTTAAAAAG GGTTTTGTTCATTTAGCATTGCAAACACGTCTTCCAATAGTTCCAATCGTCCTGACGGGTACCCATCGAGCATGGAGGAAGGACAGTTTGCATGTTCGGCCTGCACCCATAAATGTCAAGTATCTCCGTCCAATAAAAACTGATAATTGGACAGATGACAAAATTGATGACTACGTAAAATTGCTACATGACACGTATGTTGAAAACCTTCCAGAGTCTCAAAGGCCTCTAAGTTAG